From Hymenobacter sedentarius, a single genomic window includes:
- the rplU gene encoding 50S ribosomal protein L21 has product MYAIVNIAGQQTKVEANKFVYAHKLAGNVGDTVTLGNALLTDDNGTITIGAPTLDIAVTGTILAHVKGDKVLVFKKKRRKGYQKMNGHRQSFTKVMINSIG; this is encoded by the coding sequence ATGTACGCAATTGTCAACATAGCTGGCCAGCAGACCAAGGTTGAGGCCAACAAATTCGTTTACGCTCACAAACTGGCCGGCAACGTCGGTGACACCGTAACGCTGGGCAACGCCCTGCTGACCGATGACAACGGCACCATCACCATCGGTGCGCCCACCCTCGATATCGCCGTAACCGGCACTATCCTCGCTCATGTGAAGGGTGACAAGGTTCTCGTCTTCAAAAAGAAGCGCCGCAAGGGCTACCAGAAGATGAACGGCCACCGCCAGTCGTTTACCAAAGTAATGATTAACAGCATCGGCTAG
- the hemW gene encoding radical SAM family heme chaperone HemW — translation MAGLYLHIPFCKQACHYCDFHFSTSLGLKSRLVEAIVREIELRRDYLGPNTSLETIYFGGGTPSLLTAAELDQIFTAIHRHFAVLPGAEITLEANPDDLSAAKLHELQQASVNRLSIGLQSFYEPHLRMMNRAHTAEESTTAVRRAQDAGFENISIDLIYGVPAPGHHIWEADLANAFALGVPHVSAYALTIEPGTAFGHRLQKGTFKPAPDEFVATQFEMLLAAMRAHGYEQYEISNFCQPGRESRHNGNYWRGVPYLGLGPSAHSYDGHNRQFTLANNPQYVAAVLERGEVPVTVDALTATDRANEYLLTTLRTARGCDLAHLRTAHGFDLLATRAVYLAELQANGWARISGEVLTLTDAGKLLADHITLELFQTPAVAA, via the coding sequence ATGGCCGGCCTCTACCTCCACATTCCTTTTTGCAAGCAAGCCTGTCACTACTGTGACTTTCATTTCAGCACCTCGCTGGGCCTGAAAAGCCGACTAGTGGAGGCCATAGTGCGCGAAATTGAGCTGCGCCGCGACTACCTCGGCCCCAATACTTCTCTCGAAACCATTTACTTCGGCGGTGGCACACCGTCGCTGCTCACCGCGGCCGAGCTGGACCAGATTTTCACGGCCATCCACCGCCACTTCGCGGTGCTGCCCGGGGCCGAAATCACGCTCGAAGCCAACCCCGACGACCTGAGTGCCGCCAAGCTGCACGAGCTGCAGCAGGCCTCGGTAAACCGCCTCAGCATCGGGCTGCAGAGCTTCTACGAGCCGCACTTGCGCATGATGAACCGCGCCCACACCGCCGAAGAATCGACCACGGCGGTGCGCCGCGCGCAGGACGCGGGCTTCGAGAACATTTCCATCGACTTGATTTACGGCGTGCCCGCGCCCGGCCACCACATCTGGGAAGCTGACCTGGCCAATGCGTTTGCCTTGGGCGTGCCCCACGTGTCGGCGTATGCGCTCACCATCGAGCCGGGCACGGCCTTCGGCCACCGGCTGCAGAAGGGCACCTTCAAGCCCGCGCCCGATGAATTTGTGGCCACCCAGTTTGAAATGCTGCTGGCGGCCATGCGCGCCCACGGCTACGAGCAATACGAAATCAGCAATTTCTGCCAGCCCGGCCGCGAGTCGCGCCACAACGGCAACTACTGGCGCGGCGTGCCCTACCTGGGCCTGGGCCCCAGCGCCCACAGCTACGACGGCCACAACCGCCAGTTTACCCTGGCCAATAACCCCCAGTACGTGGCCGCCGTGCTCGAACGCGGCGAAGTGCCCGTGACCGTGGACGCCCTCACCGCCACCGACCGGGCCAACGAGTACCTGCTCACCACGCTGCGCACGGCCCGGGGCTGCGACCTGGCCCACCTGCGCACCGCGCACGGCTTCGACCTGCTGGCCACCCGCGCCGTCTACCTCGCCGAGCTGCAGGCCAACGGCTGGGCGCGCATCTCCGGCGAAGTCCTTACCTTGACCGACGCGGGCAAACTCCTGGCCGACCACATCACGCTGGAGCTGTTCCAAACCCCTGCCGTAGCCGCATGA
- a CDS encoding SusC/RagA family TonB-linked outer membrane protein yields the protein MRKSVLLARQLLLPTLLATGPLLAGASPNETAPPALALASAALADRPITGRVTDEKGEGLPGVTVLVKGTELGTSTGPDGSFALTVPDGATLVLSFVGYKTQEVAVGSQATVAVQLATDAKALDEVVVTGYQTQRKADLTGAVSVIKVDEVKDMASNDVTRNLQGRVPGVNITTDGAPGSAATVRIRGFGTLGNNDPLYVIDGIPTKEGINQINQNDIESIQVLKDASAASIYGSRAGNGVIIITTKKAKKGATQVNFSTFFTVQKPGPHIQMLNTLDYGKVYFQAAANDGATPSLPYYNFRSHLDASGRRVLDQVVLPDFIDAEKTMRPADTDWFKQTQQDALIQSYNLSVSSGGERGSALFSVSYYDNNGTLKYTGLNRFTARLNTDYNFFGGKLKVGENLTLAKSQQAQYDLGLVRDRSSQLPSIVPVHTVDGVGWGGPVAGMSDRDNPLRLLTDNQQNRSNTGRAFGNVFADAELLKGLHLRTSFGLDYSLYKYTELYKTFKAGFLSNQDNRVTNHESFGGNWVWQNTLNYNLNFGDKHQLDLLAGTERISYHSESTYASRTNFASEDPNYVVLDAGSANKDNGGSATAYRLASYFAKVNYSFADKYLASATIRRDGSSRFGADNQFGVFPALSVGWRLSEEGFLKNNAPFISDLKLRAGWGQTGNQDIANFAARGLYQSLLGTLDPNFDYDHGTAYDIYGNNTALPSGYRRVQRANPNLKWETTTQTNVGADFGFLDNRLTGSVDYFVKDSKDILVNLPYAAVIGEGGDKFVNGASIRNKGWEFLLGYQNKLENGVTYNLTGNVSTYRNKLTFLPTEVINAYGGNGQDVTRLGHSINATYGYVADGLFQTAAEVSGAPTQVGAAPGRIRYKDLNGDGKVNNFDQTWISEGVPNFNYGLNLGAGYKGFDLQIFLQGVQGLYSYNNSKFRTDFASLASGENWGTRLLDAWTPTNTGSSIPAATLINSNNEGRSSTYFIENASYLKLRNIQLGYSLPAGVVSRIKLQGVRVYVQGQNFLLHKSSEFTGPDPEVTNYQYPVPRIFTTGLNVSF from the coding sequence ATGCGAAAGAGTGTACTCCTGGCGCGCCAGCTTTTGCTGCCGACGCTGCTCGCCACCGGGCCGTTGCTGGCCGGCGCGAGCCCCAATGAAACCGCCCCACCGGCGCTCGCGTTGGCCAGCGCCGCCCTGGCCGACCGCCCCATCACGGGCCGCGTGACCGATGAAAAGGGCGAAGGCCTGCCCGGCGTCACGGTACTCGTGAAGGGCACTGAGTTGGGCACCTCCACCGGGCCTGATGGCAGCTTCGCCCTGACTGTACCCGACGGCGCCACGCTGGTGCTCTCCTTCGTGGGCTATAAGACGCAGGAGGTGGCGGTAGGCAGCCAGGCCACCGTGGCCGTGCAGCTGGCCACCGACGCCAAGGCCCTGGACGAAGTGGTGGTAACCGGCTACCAGACCCAGCGCAAGGCCGACCTGACCGGGGCCGTATCGGTTATCAAAGTGGACGAGGTGAAGGACATGGCCTCCAACGACGTAACCCGCAACCTGCAGGGCCGCGTGCCCGGCGTGAACATCACCACCGATGGGGCGCCGGGCAGCGCGGCCACGGTGCGCATTCGCGGCTTCGGCACGCTGGGCAACAACGACCCGCTGTACGTGATAGACGGCATCCCAACCAAGGAGGGCATCAACCAGATAAACCAGAACGACATCGAGAGCATTCAGGTGCTTAAGGACGCTTCGGCGGCCAGCATCTACGGCTCGCGGGCCGGCAACGGCGTGATTATCATCACCACGAAGAAGGCCAAGAAGGGCGCCACCCAGGTCAACTTCTCCACTTTCTTCACGGTGCAGAAACCGGGACCGCACATCCAGATGCTCAACACGCTGGACTACGGCAAGGTGTACTTCCAGGCCGCTGCCAACGACGGAGCCACGCCCAGCCTGCCGTACTACAACTTTCGGTCGCACCTCGACGCCAGCGGCCGCCGGGTGCTCGACCAGGTGGTGCTGCCCGACTTCATCGACGCGGAGAAGACGATGCGGCCCGCCGACACCGACTGGTTTAAGCAGACGCAGCAGGATGCCCTCATTCAGTCTTATAACCTGAGTGTGAGCAGCGGCGGCGAGCGGGGCAGCGCGCTGTTTTCGGTGAGCTACTACGACAACAACGGCACGCTGAAATACACCGGCCTGAACCGCTTCACGGCGCGCCTCAACACCGATTACAATTTCTTCGGCGGCAAGCTGAAGGTGGGCGAAAACCTTACCCTGGCCAAGAGCCAGCAGGCGCAGTACGACCTGGGCCTGGTGCGCGACCGCAGCAGCCAGCTGCCGTCCATCGTGCCGGTGCACACCGTGGACGGCGTGGGCTGGGGCGGCCCCGTGGCCGGTATGAGCGACCGCGACAACCCGCTGCGCCTGCTCACGGACAACCAGCAGAACCGCTCCAACACGGGGCGGGCCTTCGGCAATGTCTTTGCCGATGCCGAGCTCCTGAAAGGGCTGCACCTGCGCACCAGCTTTGGCCTCGACTACAGCCTGTACAAATACACCGAGCTGTACAAGACGTTTAAGGCCGGCTTCCTGTCGAACCAGGACAACCGGGTGACCAACCACGAGAGCTTCGGCGGCAACTGGGTGTGGCAGAACACCCTGAACTACAACCTCAACTTCGGAGACAAGCACCAACTGGACCTGCTGGCGGGCACCGAGCGCATCAGCTACCATTCCGAAAGCACCTATGCCTCGCGTACCAACTTCGCCAGCGAGGACCCGAACTATGTAGTGCTGGATGCCGGCTCGGCCAACAAGGACAACGGCGGCTCGGCCACGGCCTACCGGCTGGCGTCGTACTTCGCCAAGGTCAACTACTCGTTTGCCGATAAGTACCTGGCCTCGGCCACCATTCGCCGCGACGGTTCCTCGCGCTTTGGCGCGGACAACCAGTTTGGCGTGTTCCCGGCCCTCTCGGTGGGCTGGCGCCTGAGCGAGGAAGGCTTCCTTAAGAACAATGCGCCCTTTATCTCGGACCTGAAGCTGCGCGCCGGCTGGGGCCAGACCGGCAACCAGGACATTGCCAACTTCGCCGCCCGCGGCCTCTACCAGTCGCTGCTGGGTACGCTCGACCCCAACTTCGACTACGACCACGGCACGGCCTACGACATCTACGGCAACAACACGGCCCTGCCCTCGGGCTACCGCCGCGTGCAGCGCGCCAACCCCAACCTGAAGTGGGAAACCACCACCCAGACCAACGTAGGCGCCGATTTTGGCTTCCTGGATAACCGGCTCACCGGCTCGGTCGACTACTTCGTGAAGGACAGCAAGGACATCCTCGTGAACCTGCCCTACGCGGCGGTGATAGGGGAAGGCGGCGACAAATTCGTGAACGGCGCCTCCATCCGGAACAAGGGGTGGGAGTTCCTGCTCGGCTATCAGAATAAGCTGGAAAATGGCGTGACGTACAACCTCACCGGCAACGTTTCGACCTACCGCAACAAGCTCACTTTCCTGCCCACCGAAGTTATTAACGCCTATGGCGGCAACGGCCAGGACGTGACCCGGCTGGGCCACTCCATCAACGCCACCTACGGCTACGTGGCCGATGGCCTGTTCCAGACCGCTGCCGAGGTGAGCGGGGCCCCCACGCAGGTGGGCGCCGCCCCCGGCCGCATCCGCTACAAGGATTTGAACGGCGACGGCAAGGTCAACAACTTCGACCAGACCTGGATTTCGGAAGGCGTGCCCAACTTCAACTACGGCCTCAACCTGGGCGCTGGCTACAAAGGCTTCGACCTGCAAATCTTCCTGCAGGGCGTGCAGGGCTTGTACTCCTACAACAACTCCAAATTCCGGACGGACTTTGCCTCGCTGGCCTCCGGCGAAAACTGGGGCACGCGCTTGCTCGATGCCTGGACGCCCACCAACACGGGCTCCTCCATTCCGGCCGCTACGCTCATCAACTCCAACAACGAAGGCCGCTCCTCGACCTACTTCATCGAAAATGCTTCATATCTGAAGCTGCGCAACATTCAGCTGGGCTACTCGCTGCCGGCTGGCGTGGTGAGCAGAATCAAGCTGCAGGGGGTGCGTGTGTACGTGCAGGGGCAAAACTTCCTGTTGCACAAGAGCAGCGAGTTCACCGGCCCCGACCCGGAGGTGACCAACTACCAGTACCCGGTGCCGCGCATTTTCACCACCGGCCTCAACGTTTCCTTCTAA
- a CDS encoding substrate-binding domain-containing protein, protein MKSLAATLARPRTWLGQALGLLLLLAGSCTAPAPKPYRVGFSQCTTGDAWRQAMLAGMKKELSFYPQVHFQMKDAHDNSALQQRHIQEFLNEGVDLLIVSANQAEPITPIVEEAFNRGIPVVILDRRTTSKLYTAYVGGNNLEVGQTAGNYASSLLHQQGNVLEVLGAAGASPAVDRHRGFVQGLATYPGMHLVAQVQGDWKRPSVIRALPAVLRAHPEVNLIFAHNDRMALGAYQVCKQLGLDRRIRIIGVDGLAGPQGGIQLVQDKVLTATLLYPPGGEEAIRTAMKILQKQPYEKENILSTMVIDSTNVLTMKMQTEKLASQQQDIQRQQRVLQAQLATYTSQQIVLYILAAALLGALVLGVVLWRAFQVNRRITRKLAGQNEEIRTQRNQIQALAEQARVETEAKLRFFTNFSHELRTPLTLIMGPVEELLTNGADLSAAQRHDLGLVRRNTQRLLQLVNQLLDFRKIDVGKMPVRATEGNVVAFVRDIMDVFEKPARQRGISLRFLPAEPSIRLWFDVNILDKVIFNLLSNALKFTPERGQITVSIQPLPAEGQVRISVEDTGRGISEQDRAHIFEWFYQGQQGVAKGSGMGLALSMGLVRLHQGELTFTSTPGQGSTFTVTLPQELPASMRSTEAPVPALALAEEELGLSVAEDSPIARRPGKDSKALVLVIEDNLEVNAFLAQKLRPHFQVQTATDGATGLRLAADTIPDLIVCDVMLPEITGLEVVAQLKGDWRTSHIPVVLLTARSAPEQQVEGVQAGADLYLTKPFNPTFLLENLRTLLSNRDRQREHFRRELSVDTATVAPQRVDQKFLSDLTAIVEANLGNAKLSVEDVARSLGTSRVQLYRKTKALLGTGVTDFIQDIRLTKARQQLLNPELNIADVAYQLGFASPSYFSASFKAKYRISPSEFRALHTTPSV, encoded by the coding sequence ATGAAATCACTGGCTGCTACGCTTGCACGGCCCCGTACTTGGTTGGGCCAGGCCCTCGGGTTGCTGCTGCTTCTGGCCGGTAGCTGCACTGCGCCGGCACCGAAGCCCTACCGCGTGGGCTTCTCGCAGTGCACCACTGGCGACGCCTGGCGGCAGGCCATGCTGGCGGGCATGAAGAAGGAGCTCAGCTTTTATCCGCAGGTCCATTTCCAGATGAAGGATGCGCACGACAACAGCGCCCTGCAGCAACGGCACATCCAGGAGTTTTTGAACGAAGGCGTTGACCTGCTGATAGTATCGGCTAACCAGGCCGAGCCCATTACGCCCATTGTGGAGGAGGCCTTCAACCGGGGCATTCCCGTGGTGATACTGGACCGCCGCACCACTTCCAAGCTCTACACGGCTTACGTGGGCGGCAACAACCTGGAAGTGGGCCAAACGGCCGGCAACTACGCCAGCAGCCTGCTCCACCAGCAGGGCAACGTGCTGGAAGTGCTGGGCGCCGCCGGCGCATCGCCGGCCGTGGACCGGCACCGCGGGTTTGTGCAGGGCCTGGCCACGTACCCGGGCATGCACCTCGTGGCGCAGGTGCAGGGCGACTGGAAGCGGCCATCGGTGATACGGGCGCTGCCGGCCGTGCTGCGGGCCCACCCCGAGGTGAACCTGATTTTTGCCCACAACGACCGGATGGCACTGGGCGCCTACCAGGTGTGCAAGCAGCTGGGACTGGACCGGCGCATTCGAATAATCGGCGTAGACGGCCTGGCGGGGCCGCAGGGCGGCATCCAGCTGGTGCAGGACAAGGTGCTCACGGCTACGCTGCTGTACCCGCCGGGCGGCGAAGAGGCCATTCGCACCGCCATGAAGATTCTGCAAAAGCAGCCCTACGAGAAGGAAAACATTCTCAGCACCATGGTCATCGACTCGACCAACGTGCTGACGATGAAGATGCAAACCGAGAAGTTGGCCAGCCAGCAGCAGGACATTCAGCGGCAGCAGCGCGTGCTTCAGGCCCAGCTAGCAACCTACACCAGCCAGCAAATTGTGCTGTACATATTGGCCGCGGCCCTGCTGGGCGCCCTGGTGCTGGGTGTGGTGTTGTGGCGGGCTTTCCAGGTCAACCGCCGCATCACGCGCAAGCTGGCGGGCCAAAACGAGGAAATCCGGACCCAGCGCAACCAGATTCAGGCGCTGGCCGAGCAGGCACGGGTCGAAACCGAAGCCAAGCTGCGCTTCTTCACCAATTTCTCGCACGAGCTGCGCACCCCGCTCACCCTCATCATGGGCCCGGTAGAAGAGCTGCTCACCAATGGCGCCGACCTCTCCGCGGCCCAGCGGCACGACTTGGGCCTGGTGCGGCGCAATACCCAGCGCCTGCTGCAGCTGGTGAACCAGCTTCTGGACTTTCGCAAAATCGACGTGGGCAAAATGCCGGTGCGCGCCACCGAAGGCAACGTGGTGGCCTTCGTGCGCGACATCATGGACGTGTTTGAGAAGCCCGCCCGGCAGCGCGGCATCAGCTTGCGTTTTTTGCCCGCCGAGCCCAGCATTAGGCTGTGGTTCGACGTTAATATTCTGGACAAGGTCATTTTCAACCTGCTGTCTAATGCCTTAAAGTTCACGCCCGAGCGCGGGCAAATCACCGTCAGCATTCAGCCGCTGCCGGCTGAGGGCCAGGTGCGCATCAGCGTAGAAGACACGGGCCGCGGCATCAGCGAGCAGGACCGCGCACACATCTTCGAGTGGTTTTACCAGGGGCAGCAGGGAGTAGCCAAGGGCTCGGGCATGGGGCTGGCCCTGTCGATGGGGTTGGTACGGCTCCACCAGGGCGAGCTCACCTTCACAAGTACGCCGGGTCAGGGTAGCACTTTCACCGTGACCCTGCCGCAGGAGCTGCCGGCCAGCATGCGCAGCACCGAAGCGCCGGTGCCTGCCCTCGCCTTGGCCGAAGAGGAACTGGGGCTCTCCGTGGCGGAAGACTCGCCGATAGCCCGCCGCCCCGGCAAAGACAGCAAGGCCCTGGTGCTGGTCATTGAGGACAATTTAGAGGTGAATGCCTTTCTGGCCCAGAAGCTCCGTCCCCACTTCCAGGTGCAGACCGCCACCGACGGAGCCACGGGCCTGCGCCTGGCTGCCGACACCATTCCCGACCTGATTGTGTGCGATGTGATGCTGCCGGAAATAACCGGCCTGGAGGTGGTAGCCCAGCTCAAGGGCGACTGGCGTACCTCGCACATTCCAGTGGTGCTGCTCACGGCGCGCAGCGCGCCGGAGCAGCAGGTGGAAGGCGTGCAGGCTGGCGCCGACCTCTACCTCACCAAGCCGTTCAACCCCACCTTCCTGCTCGAGAACCTGCGCACCCTGCTCAGCAACCGCGACCGGCAACGGGAGCATTTCCGGCGCGAGCTGTCGGTGGACACGGCCACCGTAGCGCCGCAGCGCGTGGACCAGAAATTCCTGTCCGACCTCACGGCCATTGTCGAGGCTAACCTGGGCAATGCCAAACTGAGCGTGGAGGACGTAGCCCGCAGCCTGGGCACCTCGCGGGTGCAGCTCTACCGCAAAACCAAGGCTCTGCTGGGCACGGGCGTTACCGACTTTATTCAGGACATCCGCCTGACCAAAGCCCGGCAGCAGCTGCTCAACCCCGAGCTCAATATTGCCGACGTGGCCTACCAGCTCGGCTTTGCCTCGCCCTCGTACTTCTCGGCCAGCTTCAAGGCCAAGTACCGCATCTCGCCTTCGGAGTTCCGGGCACTGCACACGACGCCTAGCGTCTGA
- the rpmA gene encoding 50S ribosomal protein L27 — MAHKKGVGSSNNGRESHSKRLGVKIFGGQALVAGNIIVRQRGTKHHAGENVGMGKDHTLFALVDGEVQFKKGRKDRSFVTVIPREVFSVPA, encoded by the coding sequence ATGGCTCACAAGAAAGGTGTCGGCTCGTCCAACAACGGCCGCGAATCGCATTCCAAACGTCTCGGCGTAAAAATCTTCGGAGGCCAGGCCCTCGTAGCCGGCAACATCATCGTGCGTCAGCGCGGCACCAAGCACCACGCCGGCGAGAACGTAGGCATGGGCAAGGACCACACGCTGTTCGCTCTCGTTGACGGCGAGGTTCAGTTCAAGAAAGGCCGCAAAGACCGTTCTTTTGTAACGGTTATCCCCCGCGAAGTATTCTCGGTACCGGCTTAA
- a CDS encoding alpha/beta fold hydrolase: MAASPPVFYLIPGLGADERVLQFLHLRGEVHLLHWLAPETPDESLPHYAARLAASVPVEQACWLVGISFGGLLALEVAKLRPQAQVVLISSLANTRQLPPLLRLARATRLYRVVPPQLLKLAPRLAQWFFGAKNGKEYTLLHQIIGDTDPVFAQWAIARLLGWDSTGVGRAIRIHGTYDRLLPAGTAPVDYPIAGGGHFMIVSHAAQISSILNRLAAAEEPQKG, encoded by the coding sequence ATGGCTGCTTCGCCTCCGGTCTTTTACCTGATTCCCGGGCTGGGGGCCGATGAGCGGGTCTTGCAATTCCTGCACTTGCGGGGCGAGGTGCACCTCTTGCACTGGCTGGCCCCCGAAACCCCCGACGAATCCTTGCCGCACTACGCTGCCCGGCTCGCGGCGTCCGTGCCAGTGGAGCAGGCCTGCTGGCTGGTCGGCATTTCCTTCGGTGGCCTGCTGGCGCTGGAAGTGGCCAAGCTGCGCCCGCAGGCCCAAGTGGTGCTGATATCCAGCCTGGCCAATACCCGGCAGCTGCCGCCACTGCTCCGCCTGGCCCGGGCCACCCGGCTGTACCGAGTAGTGCCGCCGCAGCTGCTGAAGCTGGCGCCGCGCCTGGCCCAATGGTTTTTCGGGGCTAAAAACGGGAAGGAGTACACGCTGCTCCACCAAATCATCGGCGATACGGACCCGGTTTTTGCCCAATGGGCCATTGCCCGGCTCCTGGGCTGGGACAGCACCGGCGTGGGCCGGGCCATCCGCATCCACGGCACCTACGACCGGCTGCTGCCCGCCGGCACCGCGCCCGTTGACTATCCAATTGCCGGCGGCGGGCACTTTATGATTGTCAGCCACGCTGCGCAAATCAGCAGTATTCTCAACCGCCTAGCCGCAGCCGAGGAGCCCCAAAAGGGCTAG
- a CDS encoding cyclase family protein, with the protein MLPTYPYAGRTYSFDPAAPIDISLPLAPGKDQVNCFWAEPVQFDTIRVGSFVGSVAQGGSTNYQRVHVTPHGNGTHTECYGHISPDPAVTLNQCLRRFLFVARLVSVAPRPQPNGDQVVMLADVQAALATQPDRSMPEALVLRTLPNDPAKRHRQYSGTNPTYVEPALAHFLVEHGVQHFLLDLPSVDREEDAGQLLTHHAFWQYPAQPRYGATITELIFVPDVVADGLYLLNIQITSLELDASPSKPVLYQLHPVPST; encoded by the coding sequence ATGCTTCCTACTTACCCTTACGCCGGCCGCACTTATTCCTTCGACCCCGCCGCGCCCATTGACATTTCCTTGCCCCTGGCGCCCGGCAAGGACCAGGTGAACTGCTTCTGGGCCGAGCCCGTGCAGTTCGACACCATTCGGGTGGGCAGCTTTGTGGGCAGCGTGGCGCAGGGCGGCAGCACCAATTACCAGCGCGTACACGTGACGCCCCACGGCAACGGCACCCATACCGAATGCTACGGCCACATCTCTCCCGACCCGGCCGTAACGCTCAACCAATGCCTGCGCCGCTTCCTGTTTGTGGCCCGGCTGGTGAGCGTGGCCCCGCGCCCCCAGCCCAACGGCGACCAGGTGGTGATGCTGGCCGATGTGCAAGCCGCCCTGGCCACCCAGCCAGACCGGTCCATGCCCGAGGCCCTGGTGCTGCGCACCTTGCCCAACGACCCCGCCAAGCGCCACCGTCAGTATTCCGGTACCAACCCCACGTACGTGGAGCCGGCATTAGCGCATTTCCTAGTAGAGCACGGCGTGCAGCATTTCCTGCTCGACCTGCCCAGCGTGGACCGCGAAGAAGACGCCGGCCAACTCCTGACCCACCACGCTTTCTGGCAATACCCCGCACAGCCCCGCTACGGCGCTACCATCACGGAGCTGATTTTTGTACCCGACGTAGTAGCCGACGGACTTTACCTGCTCAACATTCAAATCACCAGCCTGGAGCTGGATGCCAGCCCCAGCAAGCCGGTGCTGTACCAGCTCCATCCTGTGCCTTCCACCTAA
- a CDS encoding ribonucleoside-diphosphate reductase small subunit encodes MEPLLAENPNRFVLFPIQNDEVWQYYKKSQASFWTAEEIDLSQDQKDWNSLNDNERHFIKHVLAFFAASDGIVNENLAVNFMQEVQMPEARCFYGFQIMMENIHSETYSLLIDTYIKDPKEKDYLFNALETVPAVQKKGEWALKWINSENFAERLIAFAAVEGIFFSGSFCSIFWLKKRGLMPGLTFSNELISRDEGLHCDFACLLYSYLVNKLPEERVQAIIADAVRIEQEFVTDALPVSLIGMNAKTMAQYIEFVADRLLVSLGCGKIYNATNPFDFMEMISVQGKTNFFEKRVAEYQKAGVMSERNDNVFSLDEDF; translated from the coding sequence ATGGAGCCGCTCCTCGCCGAAAACCCCAACCGCTTCGTCCTGTTCCCCATCCAAAACGATGAGGTGTGGCAGTACTACAAGAAGTCACAGGCCTCCTTCTGGACGGCCGAGGAAATTGACCTCTCGCAGGACCAAAAAGACTGGAACAGCCTGAACGACAACGAGCGGCACTTCATCAAGCACGTGCTGGCCTTCTTCGCCGCCTCCGATGGCATCGTGAACGAGAACCTGGCCGTGAACTTCATGCAGGAGGTGCAGATGCCCGAGGCGCGCTGCTTCTACGGCTTCCAGATTATGATGGAAAACATTCACAGCGAGACCTATTCGCTGCTGATTGATACTTACATCAAAGACCCCAAGGAGAAGGACTACCTCTTCAACGCCCTGGAAACCGTGCCGGCCGTGCAGAAAAAGGGCGAGTGGGCCCTGAAGTGGATTAACTCCGAAAACTTCGCCGAGCGCCTCATCGCCTTTGCCGCCGTGGAAGGCATCTTCTTCTCCGGCTCGTTCTGCTCCATTTTCTGGCTCAAGAAGCGCGGCCTGATGCCCGGCCTCACGTTCTCCAACGAGCTGATTTCGCGCGACGAAGGCCTGCACTGCGACTTCGCCTGCCTGCTCTACAGCTACCTCGTGAACAAGCTGCCCGAGGAGCGGGTGCAAGCCATCATTGCCGATGCCGTGCGCATCGAGCAGGAGTTTGTGACCGACGCCCTGCCGGTGAGCCTCATCGGCATGAACGCCAAGACGATGGCGCAGTACATCGAGTTTGTGGCCGACCGCCTGCTGGTGTCGTTGGGCTGCGGCAAAATCTACAACGCCACCAACCCCTTCGACTTCATGGAAATGATTTCGGTGCAGGGCAAAACCAACTTCTTCGAGAAGCGCGTGGCCGAGTACCAGAAGGCTGGCGTGATGAGCGAGCGCAACGACAACGTATTCTCGCTCGACGAGGATTTCTAA